In the genome of Manis javanica isolate MJ-LG chromosome 17, MJ_LKY, whole genome shotgun sequence, one region contains:
- the LOC108388671 gene encoding uncharacterized protein isoform X5, with protein sequence METLQKVALKYLSHEELCCWRIWRQVASDFTRSLQRKSSQLLQSDSIQVSENENNIMNHKENDSSYIENEEFSVSSIQDSCRNVYLHESQNQSRGKQINMKNNLYICEAFLKKSLLSDCIKTDMERKLYTCNECDKSIGDGFYQHLPLGKKLCPHSECGKGFSCSSVLPVHQNVPTGEKCSSQSSHLQTHQRAHPREKPGKCHESGDCCSESSFHSHQSNHTGEKAYRCDSCGKRFSSSTGLIIHYRTHTGEKPYKCEECGKCFSQSSNFQCHQRVHTEEKPYKCEECGKGFGWSVNLRVHQRVHRGEKPYKCEECGKGFTQAAHYHIHQRVHTGEKPYKCDVCGKGFSHNSPLICHRRVHTGEKPYRCEACGKGFTRNTDLHIHFRVHTGEKPYKCKECGKGFSQASNLQVHQNVHTGEKRFKCETCGKGFSQSSKLQTHQRVHTGEKPYKCGVCGKDFSYSSNLKLHQVIHTGEKPYKCEECGKGFSWRSNLHAHQRVHSGEKPYKCEECDKSFSQAIDFRVHQRVHTGEKPYKCGICGKGFSQSSGLQSHQRVHTGEKPYKCDVCGKGFRYSSQFIYHQRGHTGEKPYKCEECGKGFGRSLNLRHHQRIHTGEKPHKCEECGKAFSLPSNLRVHLSVHIREKLFKCEECGKGFSQSSRLQTHQRVHTGEKPYKCDLCGKDFSHRSRLIYHQKVHTGKNL encoded by the coding sequence ATGGAGACTCTTCAGAAAGTTGCATTAAAATACCTTTCACATGAAGAGTTATGCTGCTGGCGAATCTGGAGACAGGTTGCAAGTGATTTCACCAGGTCTCTTCAGCGGAAGAGTTCCCAGTTACTGCAAAGTGATTCTATTCAGGTTTCTGAAAATGAGAACAATATAATGAATCATAAGGAAAATGACTCCAGTTATATTGAAAATGAAGAGTTTTCAGTTTCAAGTATCCAGGATTCTTGCAGGAATGTGTATCTACATGAATCACAGAATCAGAGTAGAGGTAAGcaaattaacatgaaaaataaCCTGTATATATGTGAAGCCTTCCTGAAGAAATCACTACTGAGTGACTGCATTAAAACTGATATGGAACGGAAACTCTACACATGTAATGAGTGTGACAAAAGCATCGGTGATGGCTTCTATCAGCATTTACCCTTAGGAAAGAAACTCTGTCCACATAGTGAGTGTGGCAAGGGCTTCAGTTGTAGTTCAGTGCTTCCAGTCCATCAGAATGTTCCCACAGGAGAGAAGTGCTCCAGTCAGAGCTCACATCTGCAAACTCATCAGAGAGCGCACCCTCGAGAGAAACCTGGGAAATGTCATGAATCTGGTGATTGCTGCAGTGAGAGCTCTTTTCATTCTCATCAGTCTAATCATACAGGAGAGAAGGCCTATCGATGTGACAGTTGTGGCAAGAGATTCAGTAGCAGCACAGGTCTTATCATTCATTATCGAACTCACACTGGTGAGAAGCCTTATAAATGTGAGGAGTGTGGTAAATGCTTCAGTCAAAGTTCAAATTTTCAGTGCCATCAGAGAGTCCACACGGAAGAAAAACCGTACAAATGTGAAGAGTGTGGCAAGGGCTTTGGTTGGAGTGTTAATCTACGTGTTCATCAGAGGGTCCACAGGGGTGAGAAGCCCTATAAATGTGAGGAATGTGGGAAGGGCTTCACTCAGGCTGCACATTATCACATACATCAGAGGGTCCACACTGGGGAAAAACCTTACAAATGTGATGTCTGTGGAAAGGGCTTCAGTCACAATTCACCATTAATATGCCATCGGAGAgtccacactggagagaaaccataCAGGTGTGAGGCGTGTGGGAAAGGTTTTACCCGTAATACAGATCTTCATATCCATTTCAGAgttcacacaggagagaaaccctaCAAATGTAAGGAGTGTGGTAAGGGCTTCAGTCAGGCTTCAAATCTCCAAGTGCATCAGAATGTACACACTGGAGAGAAACGATTCAAATGTGAAACGTGTGGGAAGGGCTTCAGTCAGTCATCAAAGCTTCAGACCCATCAGAGAgtccacactggagagaaaccataCAAATGTGGTGTATGTGGTAAGGACTTCAGTTACAGTTCAAATCTTAAACTGCACCAGGTaattcacactggagaaaaaccATATAAATGTGAGGAATGCGGGAAGGGCTTCAGTTGGAGATCAAATCTTCACGCTCATCAGAGAGTCCACTCGggagagaaaccctataaatGTGAAGAGTGTGATAAGAGCTTCAGTCAGGCCATAGATTTTCGGGTGCATCAGAGAGTCCACACTGGGGAGAAACCATACAAATGTGGTATATGTGGGAAGGGCTTCAGTCAGTCCTCTGGTCTTCAATCCCATCAGAGAGtccacactggggagaagcccTACAAGTGTGATGTCTGTGGAAAGGGCTTTAGATACAGTTCACAGTTCATATACCATCAGAGAGGCCATACTGGGGAAAAACCATACAAATGTGAggagtgtgggaaaggctttGGTAGGAGCTTGAATCTTCGCCATCATCAGAGGattcacacaggagagaaaccccATAAATGTGAGGAGTGTGGTAAGGCCTTCAGTCTCCCCTCAAATCTTAGAGTCCATCTGAGTGTTCACATTAGGGAGAAACTATTTAAATGTGAGGAGTGTGGTAAGGGCTTCAGTCAGAGCTCACGTCTTCAAACCCATCAGAGAgtccacactggagagaaaccataCAAATGTGACTTATGTGGTAAGGACTTCAGTCACCGTTCACGTCTTATATACCATCAGAAAGTCCACACTGGCAAGAATTTATAA
- the LOC108388671 gene encoding uncharacterized protein isoform X2, giving the protein MPSQDSDLPPKEQEKMINFQEAVTFKDVAVVFTREELGLLEPAQRQLYRDVMLENFKNLVSVGHLPFRADMVSQLEAEEKLWVMERGTQRNAYCSEHHMAVRSGSKNQNGMETLQKVALKYLSHEELCCWRIWRQVASDFTRSLQRKSSQLLQSDSIQVSENENNIMNHKENDSSYIENEEFSVSSIQDSCRNVYLHESQNQSRGKQINMKNNLYICEAFLKKSLLSDCIKTDMERKLYTCNECDKSIGDGFYQHLPLGKKLCPHSECGKGFSCSSVLPVHQNVPTGEKCSSQSSHLQTHQRAHPREKPGKCHESGDCCSESSFHSHQSNHTGEKAYRCDSCGKRFSSSTGLIIHYRTHTGEKPYKCEECGKCFSQSSNFQCHQRVHTEEKPYKCEECGKGFGWSVNLRVHQRVHRGEKPYKCEECGKGFTQAAHYHIHQRVHTGEKPYKCDVCGKGFSHNSPLICHRRVHTGEKPYRCEACGKGFTRNTDLHIHFRVHTGEKPYKCKECGKGFSQASNLQVHQNVHTGEKRFKCETCGKGFSQSSKLQTHQRVHTGEKPYKCGVCGKDFSYSSNLKLHQVIHTGEKPYKCEECGKGFSWRSNLHAHQRVHSGEKPYKCEECDKSFSQAIDFRVHQRVHTGEKPYKCGICGKGFSQSSGLQSHQRVHTGEKPYKCDVCGKGFRYSSQFIYHQRGHTGEKPYKCEECGKGFGRSLNLRHHQRIHTGEKPHKCEECGKAFSLPSNLRVHLSVHIREKLFKCEECGKGFSQSSRLQTHQRVHTGEKPYKCDLCGKDFSHRSRLIYHQKVHTGKNL; this is encoded by the exons ATGCCTTCTCAAGACTCTGACCTTCCCCCAAAGGAGCAGGAGAAAATGATCAACTTTCAG GAGGCAGTGACGTTCAAGGACGTGGCTGTGGTCTTCACCAGAGAGGAGCTGGGGCTCCTGGAACCTGCCCAGAGGCAGCTGTACCGAGATGTGATGCTGGAGAATTTCAAGAATCTGGTCTCAGTGG GACATCTTCCCTTCAGAGCAGATATGGTATCCCAGCTGgaggcagaagaaaagctttgGGTGATGGAAAGAGGAACCCAAAGGAATGCGTATTGCAGTGAGCACCACATGGCTGTTCGTTCAG GCAGCAAGAATCAAAATGGGATGGAGACTCTTCAGAAAGTTGCATTAAAATACCTTTCACATGAAGAGTTATGCTGCTGGCGAATCTGGAGACAGGTTGCAAGTGATTTCACCAGGTCTCTTCAGCGGAAGAGTTCCCAGTTACTGCAAAGTGATTCTATTCAGGTTTCTGAAAATGAGAACAATATAATGAATCATAAGGAAAATGACTCCAGTTATATTGAAAATGAAGAGTTTTCAGTTTCAAGTATCCAGGATTCTTGCAGGAATGTGTATCTACATGAATCACAGAATCAGAGTAGAGGTAAGcaaattaacatgaaaaataaCCTGTATATATGTGAAGCCTTCCTGAAGAAATCACTACTGAGTGACTGCATTAAAACTGATATGGAACGGAAACTCTACACATGTAATGAGTGTGACAAAAGCATCGGTGATGGCTTCTATCAGCATTTACCCTTAGGAAAGAAACTCTGTCCACATAGTGAGTGTGGCAAGGGCTTCAGTTGTAGTTCAGTGCTTCCAGTCCATCAGAATGTTCCCACAGGAGAGAAGTGCTCCAGTCAGAGCTCACATCTGCAAACTCATCAGAGAGCGCACCCTCGAGAGAAACCTGGGAAATGTCATGAATCTGGTGATTGCTGCAGTGAGAGCTCTTTTCATTCTCATCAGTCTAATCATACAGGAGAGAAGGCCTATCGATGTGACAGTTGTGGCAAGAGATTCAGTAGCAGCACAGGTCTTATCATTCATTATCGAACTCACACTGGTGAGAAGCCTTATAAATGTGAGGAGTGTGGTAAATGCTTCAGTCAAAGTTCAAATTTTCAGTGCCATCAGAGAGTCCACACGGAAGAAAAACCGTACAAATGTGAAGAGTGTGGCAAGGGCTTTGGTTGGAGTGTTAATCTACGTGTTCATCAGAGGGTCCACAGGGGTGAGAAGCCCTATAAATGTGAGGAATGTGGGAAGGGCTTCACTCAGGCTGCACATTATCACATACATCAGAGGGTCCACACTGGGGAAAAACCTTACAAATGTGATGTCTGTGGAAAGGGCTTCAGTCACAATTCACCATTAATATGCCATCGGAGAgtccacactggagagaaaccataCAGGTGTGAGGCGTGTGGGAAAGGTTTTACCCGTAATACAGATCTTCATATCCATTTCAGAgttcacacaggagagaaaccctaCAAATGTAAGGAGTGTGGTAAGGGCTTCAGTCAGGCTTCAAATCTCCAAGTGCATCAGAATGTACACACTGGAGAGAAACGATTCAAATGTGAAACGTGTGGGAAGGGCTTCAGTCAGTCATCAAAGCTTCAGACCCATCAGAGAgtccacactggagagaaaccataCAAATGTGGTGTATGTGGTAAGGACTTCAGTTACAGTTCAAATCTTAAACTGCACCAGGTaattcacactggagaaaaaccATATAAATGTGAGGAATGCGGGAAGGGCTTCAGTTGGAGATCAAATCTTCACGCTCATCAGAGAGTCCACTCGggagagaaaccctataaatGTGAAGAGTGTGATAAGAGCTTCAGTCAGGCCATAGATTTTCGGGTGCATCAGAGAGTCCACACTGGGGAGAAACCATACAAATGTGGTATATGTGGGAAGGGCTTCAGTCAGTCCTCTGGTCTTCAATCCCATCAGAGAGtccacactggggagaagcccTACAAGTGTGATGTCTGTGGAAAGGGCTTTAGATACAGTTCACAGTTCATATACCATCAGAGAGGCCATACTGGGGAAAAACCATACAAATGTGAggagtgtgggaaaggctttGGTAGGAGCTTGAATCTTCGCCATCATCAGAGGattcacacaggagagaaaccccATAAATGTGAGGAGTGTGGTAAGGCCTTCAGTCTCCCCTCAAATCTTAGAGTCCATCTGAGTGTTCACATTAGGGAGAAACTATTTAAATGTGAGGAGTGTGGTAAGGGCTTCAGTCAGAGCTCACGTCTTCAAACCCATCAGAGAgtccacactggagagaaaccataCAAATGTGACTTATGTGGTAAGGACTTCAGTCACCGTTCACGTCTTATATACCATCAGAAAGTCCACACTGGCAAGAATTTATAA
- the LOC108388671 gene encoding uncharacterized protein isoform X3: MSMFKEVVTFKDVAVAFTEEELGLLDSTQRKLYQEVMVENFRNLVSVGKNNQSELSTVQDRGSHEELSCWQIWQQISNDLTKCQHSGINCSQFHKQGDSPCQVGVGLSIQISENENFILDHKVSGPNGTRNPEFPTLRPQDSCRKTSLIESQNYQNGYQQISMRNKLCWCKQDVDTISCISHHLDDPGVHKGKKSYSHNDYEKDSNKIPTLDQNSMIHTGQKPYQCNASKKNLSDLSTFDLHQQGHSKEKSHTCSECGKGFSYSSDLHTHQRDHMGEKHCKCDECGKESSQSSHLQTHQKVHTVKKPFKCEECGKGFSRRSALTVHCKVHTGEKPYNCEECGRAFSQASHLQDHQRVHTGEKPFKCGACGKSFSRNSHLQSHQRVHTGEKPYKCEECGKGFICSSNLYIHQRVHTGEKPYKCEECGKGFSRPSSLQAHQGVHTGEKSYICNVCGKGFTLSSNLQAHQRVHTGEKPYRCDECGKSFRRNSHYQVHLVVHTGEKPYKCEVCGKGFSQSSYLQIHQKAHSIEKPYKCEECGQGFNQSSRLQVHQLIHTGEKPYKCEECGKGFSRRADLKIHCRIHTGEKPYNCEECGKVFRQASNLLAHQRVHSGEKPFKCEECGKSFGRSSHLQAHQKVHTGEKPYKCEECGKGFKWSLNLDMHQRVHTGEKPYKCGECGKHFSQASSLQLHQSVHTGEKPYKCDVCGKVFSRSSQLQSHQRVHTGEKPYKCEICGKSFSWRSNLTIHHRIHAGEKSNKSDRGGKNIRESTQEKISIK; the protein is encoded by the exons atgagcatgtTTAAG GAGGTGGTGACATTCAAGGATGTGGCTGTGGCCTTCACGGAGGAGGAACTGGGACTGCTGGACTCCACCCAGAGGAAGTTGTACCAGGAAGTGATGGTAGAAAACTTCAGGAACCTGGTCTCAGTGG GAAAGAACAATCAAAGTGAATTGAGTACTGTTCAAGACAGAGGATCACATGAAGAGCTTTCCTGCTGGCAAATCTGGCAACAGATTTCAAATGACTTAACCAAATGTCAACATTCTGGAATAAATTGTTCTCAGTTCCACAAACAAGGTGATTCCCCCTGCCAGGTTGGGGTAGGACTGTCTattcaaatttctgaaaatgagAACTTTATACTCGATCATAAAGTCAGTGGTCCCAATGGTACTAGAAACCCAGAGTTTCCAACTTTGAGACCCCAAGATTCTTGCAGGAAAACTTCCTTGATTGAGTCACAGAATTATCAGAATGGATATCAGCAAATttccatgagaaataaattatgttggtGCAAACAGGATGTTGATACCATCAGTTGCATTTCACATCACCTCGATGATCCTGGAGTACACAAAGGTAAAAAATCTTATAGCCACAATGATTATGAGAAAGACAGCAATAAAATCCCAACACTGGATCAGAATAGCATGATTCACACAGGACAAAAACCTTACCAGTGTAATGCAAGTAAAAAAAACTTAAGTGATCTCTCCACTTTTGATCTTCACCAGCAAGGACACTCAAAAGAGAAGTCTCACACATGTAGTGAGTGTGGAAAAGGCTTCAGTTATAGCTCAGATCTTCATACTCATCAGAGAGATCACATGGGAGAAAAACACTGTAAGTGTGATGAGTGTGGTAAGGAATCCAGTCAGAGCTCACATCTGCAAACTCATCAGAAAGTCCACACTGTAAAGAAACCATTCAAATGTGAGGAATGTGGAAAAGGCTTCAGTCGTAGGTCAGCACTTACTGTTCATTGCAAAGTCCACACGGGAGAAAAACCTTACAACTGTGAGGAATGTGGGAGGGCCTTCAGTCAGGCCTCTCATCTTCAGGACCATCAGAGAGTCCATACTGGGGAGAAACCATTCAAATGTGGTGCATGTGGTAAGAGCTTCAGTCGGAATTCACATCTTCAGTCCCATCAGAGAGTCCATACAGGAGAGAAGCCATACAAATGTGAGGAGTGTGGGAAGGGCTTCATTTGTAGCTCAAATCTGTACATTCATCAGAGGGTTCACACAGGAGAAAAACCCTACAAATGTGAGGAATGTGGTAAAGGCTTTAGTCGGCCTTCAAGTCTTCAGGCCCATCAGGGAGTCCACACTGGAGAGAAATCATACATATGTAATGTGTGTGGTAAAGGCTTTACTCTGAGTTCAAATCTCCAAGCACACCAGAGAGTCCACACAGGAGAAAAACCATACAGATGTGATGAGTGTGGGAAAAGCTTCAGGAGGAACTCTCATTATCAAGTTCATCTGGTAgtccacacaggagagaaaccctataaatGTGAGGTGTGTGGAAAAGGCTTCAGTCAGAGTTCCTATCTTCAAATCCATCAGAAGGCCCACAGCATAGAGAAACCTTACAAGTGTGAGGAATGTGGGCAGGGTTTCAACCAGAGTTCACGACTTCAGGTTCACCAGCTGATCCATACTGGTGAGAAACCATACAAATGTGAAGAATGTGGGAAAGGATTCAGTCGTAGAGCAGATCTTAAAATTCATTGCAGAAtccacacaggagagaaaccatATAATTGTGAGGAGTGTGGGAAAGTCTTCAGACAAGCCTCAAATCTTCTGGCCCATCAGAGAGTCCACAGTGGAGAAAAACCATTCAAATGTGAAGAGTGTGGGAAGAGCTTCGGTCGGAGTTCACACCTTCAAGCCCATCAAAAAGTCCACACTGGAGAAAAGCCATATAAATGTGAGGAGTGTGGGAAGGGGTTCAAGTGGAGCTTGAATCTTGACATGCATCAGAGGgtccacacaggagagaaaccatACAAGTGTGGGGAGTGTGGGAAGCACTTCAGTCAGGCCTCAAGTCTTCAACTTCATCAGAGTGtccacactggggagaagccATACAAATGTGATGTGTGTGGTAAGGTCTTCAGTCGGTCTTCACAACTACAGTCTCATCAGAGAGTTCACACAGGGGAGAAACCTTACAAGTGTGAGATATGTGGTAAGAGCTTCAGTTGGCGGTCAAACCTTACAATTCATCACAGAATCCATGCTGGTGAGAAATCCAATAAAAGTGATAGAGGTGGTAAGAACATTAGAGAGTCCACTCAGGAAAAAATCtctataaaatga
- the LOC108388671 gene encoding uncharacterized protein isoform X4 encodes MVENFRNLVSVGKNNQSELSTVQDRGSHEELSCWQIWQQISNDLTKCQHSGINCSQFHKQGDSPCQVGVGLSIQISENENFILDHKVSGPNGTRNPEFPTLRPQDSCRKTSLIESQNYQNGYQQISMRNKLCWCKQDVDTISCISHHLDDPGVHKGKKSYSHNDYEKDSNKIPTLDQNSMIHTGQKPYQCNASKKNLSDLSTFDLHQQGHSKEKSHTCSECGKGFSYSSDLHTHQRDHMGEKHCKCDECGKESSQSSHLQTHQKVHTVKKPFKCEECGKGFSRRSALTVHCKVHTGEKPYNCEECGRAFSQASHLQDHQRVHTGEKPFKCGACGKSFSRNSHLQSHQRVHTGEKPYKCEECGKGFICSSNLYIHQRVHTGEKPYKCEECGKGFSRPSSLQAHQGVHTGEKSYICNVCGKGFTLSSNLQAHQRVHTGEKPYRCDECGKSFRRNSHYQVHLVVHTGEKPYKCEVCGKGFSQSSYLQIHQKAHSIEKPYKCEECGQGFNQSSRLQVHQLIHTGEKPYKCEECGKGFSRRADLKIHCRIHTGEKPYNCEECGKVFRQASNLLAHQRVHSGEKPFKCEECGKSFGRSSHLQAHQKVHTGEKPYKCEECGKGFKWSLNLDMHQRVHTGEKPYKCGECGKHFSQASSLQLHQSVHTGEKPYKCDVCGKVFSRSSQLQSHQRVHTGEKPYKCEICGKSFSWRSNLTIHHRIHAGEKSNKSDRGGKNIRESTQEKISIK; translated from the exons ATGGTAGAAAACTTCAGGAACCTGGTCTCAGTGG GAAAGAACAATCAAAGTGAATTGAGTACTGTTCAAGACAGAGGATCACATGAAGAGCTTTCCTGCTGGCAAATCTGGCAACAGATTTCAAATGACTTAACCAAATGTCAACATTCTGGAATAAATTGTTCTCAGTTCCACAAACAAGGTGATTCCCCCTGCCAGGTTGGGGTAGGACTGTCTattcaaatttctgaaaatgagAACTTTATACTCGATCATAAAGTCAGTGGTCCCAATGGTACTAGAAACCCAGAGTTTCCAACTTTGAGACCCCAAGATTCTTGCAGGAAAACTTCCTTGATTGAGTCACAGAATTATCAGAATGGATATCAGCAAATttccatgagaaataaattatgttggtGCAAACAGGATGTTGATACCATCAGTTGCATTTCACATCACCTCGATGATCCTGGAGTACACAAAGGTAAAAAATCTTATAGCCACAATGATTATGAGAAAGACAGCAATAAAATCCCAACACTGGATCAGAATAGCATGATTCACACAGGACAAAAACCTTACCAGTGTAATGCAAGTAAAAAAAACTTAAGTGATCTCTCCACTTTTGATCTTCACCAGCAAGGACACTCAAAAGAGAAGTCTCACACATGTAGTGAGTGTGGAAAAGGCTTCAGTTATAGCTCAGATCTTCATACTCATCAGAGAGATCACATGGGAGAAAAACACTGTAAGTGTGATGAGTGTGGTAAGGAATCCAGTCAGAGCTCACATCTGCAAACTCATCAGAAAGTCCACACTGTAAAGAAACCATTCAAATGTGAGGAATGTGGAAAAGGCTTCAGTCGTAGGTCAGCACTTACTGTTCATTGCAAAGTCCACACGGGAGAAAAACCTTACAACTGTGAGGAATGTGGGAGGGCCTTCAGTCAGGCCTCTCATCTTCAGGACCATCAGAGAGTCCATACTGGGGAGAAACCATTCAAATGTGGTGCATGTGGTAAGAGCTTCAGTCGGAATTCACATCTTCAGTCCCATCAGAGAGTCCATACAGGAGAGAAGCCATACAAATGTGAGGAGTGTGGGAAGGGCTTCATTTGTAGCTCAAATCTGTACATTCATCAGAGGGTTCACACAGGAGAAAAACCCTACAAATGTGAGGAATGTGGTAAAGGCTTTAGTCGGCCTTCAAGTCTTCAGGCCCATCAGGGAGTCCACACTGGAGAGAAATCATACATATGTAATGTGTGTGGTAAAGGCTTTACTCTGAGTTCAAATCTCCAAGCACACCAGAGAGTCCACACAGGAGAAAAACCATACAGATGTGATGAGTGTGGGAAAAGCTTCAGGAGGAACTCTCATTATCAAGTTCATCTGGTAgtccacacaggagagaaaccctataaatGTGAGGTGTGTGGAAAAGGCTTCAGTCAGAGTTCCTATCTTCAAATCCATCAGAAGGCCCACAGCATAGAGAAACCTTACAAGTGTGAGGAATGTGGGCAGGGTTTCAACCAGAGTTCACGACTTCAGGTTCACCAGCTGATCCATACTGGTGAGAAACCATACAAATGTGAAGAATGTGGGAAAGGATTCAGTCGTAGAGCAGATCTTAAAATTCATTGCAGAAtccacacaggagagaaaccatATAATTGTGAGGAGTGTGGGAAAGTCTTCAGACAAGCCTCAAATCTTCTGGCCCATCAGAGAGTCCACAGTGGAGAAAAACCATTCAAATGTGAAGAGTGTGGGAAGAGCTTCGGTCGGAGTTCACACCTTCAAGCCCATCAAAAAGTCCACACTGGAGAAAAGCCATATAAATGTGAGGAGTGTGGGAAGGGGTTCAAGTGGAGCTTGAATCTTGACATGCATCAGAGGgtccacacaggagagaaaccatACAAGTGTGGGGAGTGTGGGAAGCACTTCAGTCAGGCCTCAAGTCTTCAACTTCATCAGAGTGtccacactggggagaagccATACAAATGTGATGTGTGTGGTAAGGTCTTCAGTCGGTCTTCACAACTACAGTCTCATCAGAGAGTTCACACAGGGGAGAAACCTTACAAGTGTGAGATATGTGGTAAGAGCTTCAGTTGGCGGTCAAACCTTACAATTCATCACAGAATCCATGCTGGTGAGAAATCCAATAAAAGTGATAGAGGTGGTAAGAACATTAGAGAGTCCACTCAGGAAAAAATCtctataaaatga